Below is a window of Quercus robur chromosome 6, dhQueRobu3.1, whole genome shotgun sequence DNA.
agttttggccctggtgcacgccacgaggaaattaccacactacttccaggcacacacagtgttcgtcctcaccgagtatccattgcaaTCACTATTGAcgacttcacaggacggattgccaaatgggggactcggttgggatcgtttgacataagataccgacctagaagctcggtgaagggacaggttctcgCCGATTTCATCGCAAAATTTACACCCAAGAAtgaaggcaaggtaatctgtagtgcggagattcgctcgtggaggttatttgtggacggcgcatcaaatgctatgggggccggggctggtattgtcataatcacccctgagggtatacgactggaacactccttcagattggggttcaaagcctcgaacaacgaagccgaatatgaagccctactGGCCGGgttgagggcagtattgcatctgggcgcaaAGGACGTGGAGatctactcggactctcggctggttgtttatcagatcactggggacttcgaggctcgggacccccgaatgaaagcttatctaagtacggcaaagcagattatcggtcagtttggaacggtaaagatatcccaggtagcccggtcacaaaacaagcacgctgactctcttgccacgttagcctcatcggctaccgaggacacgccaaggcttatcacgatagaacttataagggagccaagcatctgtgtgaagagtgttctcgaccaggccggagtagaggttgcgcaggtggcggtggccggaccatgctggatgaacccgatcatagacttcctttccgaagataaagttccagaggatgaggccgaggctaacaagattcgacgaatggctcccaggtactggctgtcttcggaccgaaagttgtacagaaggtccttcgcgggcccttacctcttgtgcctgcatcctgaatgAGTCAAGGAGCTTCTGACCGAGCTGCATGAGGGAGTGTGCGGCAGGCAtgctgggggacgatctttagcacacagagcaatgacacaggggttttggtggccacagatgcagaaggatgccgccgaatacgttcggagttgtgaacaatgtcaaaagcacgccccaatgatccatcagccggcaggacgtctaaatcctgtcagcagcccgtggccatttgcacaatgggggcttgacatcctcgggccattcccccgagcaacggggaaccgccgttttgtattggtggctgtagattacttcacaaagtgggctgaagctgaagccttggctaatatccgggatactgacgtgaaaaaatttgtatggaaaaacatagttacaaggtttggggtgccgaattcgctagtgacagacaatgggctacagttcgacagcaaagcttttcggaccttttgcagcgaataaaaccaaacaaaataaaaataagctagcaaataaaagtaaaatcagcTGGGAGGTTGGGTCGGCGTTGtcacttcctgctggacggtcaggGGAAAAGGCGGGTCCTCACTGAGAAGCTCCTACACAGTCGGGATACTGGTGGCTTCCATTTCCTGGGGCTCGGCGTGAGCATCGATTTGTTCAACcagctccctcatactggccgtttCCTCCTCGTCAATAGTAACCGGGGCATCTTGGGCGGCAGGTGCAGGGCTCGGGAATGGAATTTGGCCGGAGTCTCTCAGAGGCGAATCCTCGGGAACTCCCATTGCTTGGAGagcggcaaaccacccggcctcaaaACCCATATTCCGAGCCCGAGCCACTACCAGCTCTGCAGAATTTTCGGCATCGGCAAAACCGACATCGTACCATttctgctccgcggccgccaagcctgccctgagatcGGCAATCTCCTCGGCGTTTGAGGTATTAAGGCTGATGGCTTGGGCTAGCTTGACCTCCGTCTCATTCTGCTGAGTCAGGAGCTCCGCTTACCTCTTCTCGGCCAATGCCTGGTTCTTCTCCgcagcagcagccttcttctcagcaGACTCGGCAgccttcagcttttccttagccgttttcaCCGCTGACTCCCGCGCCTCCATCGCGCGCTCGTTTTCCTCGGCAAGCTCCCGGGCCCaggcagccacaatgtgagccatTTGAGCGGCCTAACAAGCGCAAAGGTTAGAAAGGAAgcaaaaggaaatctatatgAAGGAGtagatagacaaaagaattaccgcaatggcgtgccccacagactcctcggatCCATCCTCGAaagcgtgcacgtcctcgggaagttggagagcttctgccaaagtttgggcaatgcggccgccctcgcccttatcccacatccgaacacaggcggttgagggcaatggcttgccgtccagaaggaattttggctcccacgctggagccacttgggaggaggacgcgccccccgtgccagctTCGGTTGGCGGCTCACGGATGACGATTCcacctgttggtcggggaggagtccggACAGCGGCATCTCCCGGTCCCGTGGAAGGTTGATCAGtaactttttgtttctttcggGCGCGTCCGGCCTGCGAGGAAGGTGGGGGCTGAGACGCTTaaccccgaccctgagtaggcgggggctgaTTGGGCTGCCGGGCACCGGGCACAAACCAGTCGATGGTCAtgactctccttgccaccattcttgcaccgggttggatcgcttcagctagcaaggCAGCCGCTTCTATAACTTGCTGTTgaggctcggcgggtggattCTCGGGATTGGGCTGCTCTTGGGCCTGGTCTCCTTACTGTATGGCTTCGtgggctctctctctaaggcgctaAAATACCCGTTCCGCGGACTCGTCTCGCAGGGGAGCTAGTTCGTCCGAggcagtgaaccgccgaccaaattcccttGCCTCCCCGGTAGTAAGTTTCGGTGGCAAAAAGTTTGCGTACCAGACGTCTATATACGATAgtagggggctgtcaactagtAGCGCCTGCTTGAAGGTTTGCCAAGTAAAGTAGACTAGCTCTACCCCGAGGATTAAGTGCGAGGCCCGGAGttgtccgtcccaatgcacgaATATCTCAGAACGGAGGACGAAATTCAGATCCTTGACGTGGACGGGTCTGAGGTCCGGAACGAACACCTTGCCGTCTGCAAAGGGTCAAGTATTACATTAGTATCtaacaataagaagaaaaagagaagcagAGGAAAGCAATTAAATCAAGGGAATaatacgaacccacttcacgccgtgaaagggggcaagggacgtccccggcaaaccaattgccgcgcacccttacaaactccccggcggagttcctgttcgaatcaggtaggcatgatatcagccgtacccgattGTCTCTCGTCTTTAAGTAGTAGTTTGTGGATTTGTTCCCACAGAGGCTATACATGTGGTTAATGTCATGATGGTTTaactgtaagttaaaggtatggttcaacttaCTAACACAGCTAACTACTCGGTAAaagttggggggaagctggtcgggacaCAGCCCATAGTATGTGAGTGCGTTTATCAACAGAGGATCCACGGCGAACCTAACCCCTCCTTCTAAAATGGACATTAAAGGGAAAAAGGCTGTGCCccgccctcggtggagttccatatcactctcatgacAGTAGGCCACATCCACGTCATCGGGAACATtgaatttactcctaaaggtggctaAAGCAGCCAGggattctagaaggtaagagtaacccatctacAGTGACTGAAACTACAAAAGGGGAACTTGAAGAaataaagctgaaggaacaggaaggggaagaaaaacttactttgggttctaaggaggaaaggaACACTGGGCAAGCGAGTAAGCGCACAGTGAtttggtcggcagagagtaagcgCAAGAAATCAGaggcaaaggaaaaatgaaatgatgTTCAGAGGgggactatttatagagccacaAGGAAAGGCGGGAGGAGAAAcgtttaatcaagcaataaatgggcacaattTACGAGCGACCCAGCGAATGCCAAACGTAACCGATTCGCGCGCCGCTTCGGtccacgaaccgtcaggcaataatgacgactgcgcctggcgccgcgaaacggcgcgtcttttgagatgaatattaATAAGAAGTAGCAGTCATAAGCCCCAGGCTAGAAGGTTCCCGAGGTCAAAAAGCCCAAACAGCTCCTTGATTCTGctcggcgaccgagtatgaagcaagggggggctattgtacggcaccgagatcctaggcccatacaggccctgggcccaatcCCATACAAGCCTTGGGCCCAgtcccataccggccttgggcacaggcccagcagaaaggtcCAGTTATCCTAcacccttcttgaaactgccttaacgTGAAAACACGTTTTGGGGTCTGAGTCCCAACAGACGATCAGTTTAACTTTCCCGGGCAAGTGAATTGGTCATGTCCGGGAAAGTCATGACATGCGCGGGAAACTCCTGATGTGCACGGGAgactgagttgccgaacatatcCATCAAGCaagaaccaagttccaaggtcataaatgctgcaccgccctctcacctaaaacatCCACTTTgaccagataatattggacccttagtagcactaacggtggctgtaatcatgatctccccactaaccttggctataaatagaagaaattggggagaagaaggggttcagaaaaattgagagaaaacagtcaaggagagagtatcaactgagtgttgctttgagtctctctgccgagaacgacccattgtaggaaatccttaagcccactacaaataaattgtgagcccaagtgacctaaggcccagaagtcttgtacttggttcctaCAATTGATAggcccatacaggccctgggcctagtcccatacaggccctgggcccagtcccataccggccttgggcatAGGCCCAACAGAAAGGTCCAGTTATCCTAcacccttcttgaaactgccttaacgTGAAAACACGTTTTGGGGTCTGAGTCCCAACAGACGATCAGTTTAACTTTCCCGGGCAAGTGAATTGGTCATGTCAGGGAAAGTCATGACATGCGCGGGAAACTCCTGATGTGCACGGGAgactgagttgccgaacatatcCATCAAGCaagaaccaagttccaaggtcataaatgctgcaccgccctctcacctaaaacatCCACTTTgaccagataatattggacccttagtagcactaacggtggctgtaatcatgatctccccactaaccttggctataaatagaagaaattgaggagaagaaggggttcagaaaaattgagagaaaacagtcaaggagagagtatcaactgagtgttgctttgagtctctctgctgagaacgacccattgtaggaaatccttaagcccactacaaataaattgtgagcccaagtgacctaaggcccagaagtcttgtacttggttcctaCAACAGTCAAAAATTGGACACTGATTATATTCCAAAACTTGGCATTGAATTTGATTCCGAACAAGAGGCATATGACTTTTATAATGAGTGTGGAAGAAATTTTGGATTTAGTATTCGAAGAGAATGgtgcaataaaagaaaaaaagatggcGTGGTGACTTCAAGAAAGTTTACTTGTTGTAAAGAGGGAAATAAAGCCTCATGGGAGAGAGATGGTGAAAATAAGTATGAACGGGTTGAAACAAGGACAGGTTGCAATGCTCATATGATAATTTGGCTTGATAAAAAGAAGGggaaatattttatacataGCCTTGAGCTCAACCATAATCATATTCTCCATATTCCACAATGTGCTCACATGATGCCATCCCAACGAAAGGCCTCAAAAGCACAagaaatggaaattgattttgcTTATGATAGTGGTATAAAATTGAAGGATTCATATGAGTTCATGGCCAGGCAAGTTGGTGGTAGAGATGCTCTTGGTTACACcaagcaaaatcaaaataattaccATTATAGTAAACGGCAAAAAGAACAGAAATGTGGTGAGGCAAGGAATTTATTTAAATACTTTCAGAAATAGAGGAAAGAGAATCCTTCCTTTTACTATGCAGTACAGTTAGATGCTTCAAAACtaataacaaatattttttgtgtAGATGCACAAATGATTGTTGATTATAAGTTATTTGGTGATGTGGTTTCTTTTGATACAACGTACAGAACTAATAAGGAGTATCGACCCCTTGCAATGTTTGTTGGGTTTAATAATCATAGAGAGTCTACAATATTTGGGGCTGCCCTTTTATATGATGAAACTATTGATACATTTCAGTGGCTGTTTGAAGCATTTTTTGAAGCAATGTCTGGGAAGAAaccaaatacaatttttatcaaTCAAGATCCGACAATGGCAAAAGCCATCTCATTGGTGATGCCAAATACTTATCATCGATTATGTAAAtggcatttaatgcaaaatgcTCTCAAGGGTGTCAACCATTTATTACGAGGTGAGGATGAATTTAGAAGTGATCTTGATGcatgttttaaaatttgggaAGAGGAGGAAGAGTTTCTTAGTGCTTGGGATGCTATACTTCATAAGTACAATGCTTTTGATAATTCTTGGCTTCAAAGTACGTTTGAAGTGAAAGAGAAATGGGCTAAAGCATATGTCAAGATGTCATTTTCTACAGGAATGACTACAACTCAATTGAGTGAAAGTATAAACTTTGATTTGAAGGATTATTTATAGTTAGACTATGATATTGTAAAATTCTTCATACATTTTGAGAGACTACTTGATGCTAAACGTTACAAGGAGTTGAAGGGTGAGTACAATTTAAGGCAAAAGTTGCCAAAAGTTAAGATTGCGTCACCTATGTTGATTCAAGCAGCACATATTTATACACCtaaattatttttgaagtttcaagAGCAATATGAAGAGTTCCAAGGAGCTTTTGTGAAGAAGCATATTGAAAGAAATGCAACTCATGAGTATATAGTTTCAATATATGGTA
It encodes the following:
- the LOC126689929 gene encoding protein FAR1-RELATED SEQUENCE 5-like, which encodes MEIDFAYDSGIKLKDSYEFMARQVGGRDALGYTKQNQNNYHYSKRQKEQKCDAQMIVDYKLFGDVVSFDTTYRTNKEYRPLAMFVGFNNHRESTIFGAALLYDETIDTFQWLFEAFFEAMSGKKPNTIFINQDPTMAKAISLVMPNTYHRLCKWHLMQNALKGVNHLLRGEDEFRSDLDACFKIWEEEEEFLSAWDAILHKYNAFDNSWLQSTFEVKEKWAKAYLDYDIVKFFIHFERLLDAKRYKELKGEYNLRQKLPKVKIASPMLIQAAHIYTPKLFLKFQEQYEEFQGAFVKKHIERNATHEYIVSIYGKPKDRRVIWNPFEKIVSCGCRKFERTRILCSHALKILDVMDIKVLPEKYILKRWTKDAKNEIVQDFNGHGIKADTKLEVTTRYKFLGPMYVKLIAQGKSIRNDQEQSSFGTFENSVNFYARMTNPHVPLPCSKNPSDLEGDDISSLLTKFTTAEIEAFSTYLQMDATNS